A window of Corallococcus macrosporus DSM 14697 contains these coding sequences:
- a CDS encoding glutathione peroxidase, with amino-acid sequence MKTLPLLTLASALAFTPAWAAAPKPSPAKSESTSEKKPMSFHDLTANRLDGKPEKLSNYQGKVVLVVNTASECGYTPQYAGLEKLHQDYKDKGLVVVGFPSNDFGGQEPGSSEDIKKFCELRYKVTFPMFEKVKTKGDGQSPVYAFLSQHHPAPKWNFHKFVVGKDGQVKAGFASAVTPDSAELKAAIDSALAQP; translated from the coding sequence ATGAAAACCCTTCCCCTGTTGACCCTGGCCTCGGCGCTGGCCTTCACCCCCGCGTGGGCCGCGGCGCCGAAGCCGTCCCCCGCGAAGTCCGAATCCACGAGCGAGAAGAAGCCCATGTCCTTCCATGACCTCACCGCGAACCGGCTCGACGGCAAGCCGGAGAAGCTGTCCAACTACCAGGGCAAGGTCGTCCTGGTGGTGAACACCGCGTCCGAATGTGGCTACACGCCGCAGTACGCGGGCCTGGAGAAGCTCCACCAGGACTACAAGGACAAGGGCCTGGTGGTGGTGGGCTTCCCGTCCAATGACTTCGGCGGCCAGGAGCCGGGCTCGTCGGAGGACATCAAGAAGTTCTGCGAGCTGCGCTACAAGGTCACCTTCCCCATGTTCGAGAAGGTGAAGACGAAGGGGGACGGCCAGTCGCCCGTCTACGCGTTCCTGTCTCAGCACCACCCCGCGCCCAAGTGGAACTTCCACAAGTTCGTGGTGGGCAAGGACGGGCAGGTGAAGGCCGGCTTCGCCAGCGCGGTGACGCCGGACAGCGCCGAGCTGAAGGCGGCCATCGACAGCGCGCTCGCGCAGCCGTAG
- the uvrA gene encoding excinuclease ABC subunit UvrA, producing the protein MHKTHLVGARTHNLKDLSVDLSEGEFVCVTGVSGAGKSSLALDTLYAEGQRRFVESFSPYARQFLERLERPPMDALEPVAAGVAVDRRAPVKSSRSTVATLADVEPYLSALFTREAVPVCGTCGVEAVRTDARVAAAAAIREHPDAQAILTFPLRIPDTAAFLDARARLLKDGYHRLMVQGEVKELESLRPAEATDPAGVARVVVDRVKLTNAQLSRVTQALEDAWSRADGEAHLFVPGQGVPQRLRRGLVCPKCAKEFEAARPGLFSYQSPVGACAACRGFGRTIGIDWGKVIPNPDLSLSQGAIRPWSGQSTTWERGMLQRWCKARGIPWDKPWGLLTPEQRESVLEGEGDYDDGRAYPGVRAWFRWMEGRTYKMHVRVLLARYRAYTLCERCGGGRLNAQARAYRVGGLDLPSWHRLELTDALARLDALRTTTGQGELARRELAGRLRYLQRVGLGYLTLDRPARTLSGGEAQRVSLTAALGTSLTGALFVLDEPTVGLHPGDVPPLTEAIAELAERGNIALVIEHDPLVIRSAHRVLELGPGAGKQGGRLVFDGTPEALAKKQELPTGRLLAGVDEVKRAPRARTGELVIRGAREHNLKDLTVKVPLGVLCAVTGPSGSGKSTLMDEVLYRHLARRLGVKDVEAPGAVDAVEGMEAVRAVTLVDQSPLGRTSRGNAATYTKAWDRLRERFASEPDAEVRGLTAAHFSFNVDKGRCEACSGEGYETVEMQFLADVALLCPVCRGRRFKDEVLAVRHQGFSVAQVLEMTVEEVLQHFGGDAALKRTLGPVARLGLGYLPLGQPLSTLSGGEAQRLKLARALASEARGTLFLIDEPSAGLHAEDVRHVITALHALVDFGASVLVVDHDVAVMKASDWVLDLGPVGGRDGGQLVAEGTPEDVARGKGATAQALRGERKPLGRAVKLRKPGRGEVPAIEVEHAREHNLHDVSCRIPLGKMTVVTGPSGSGKSSLVFDVVFAEGQRRFLETLSPYARQFLPSMPRPDVERISSLPPSVALEQRTSRAGATSTVATVTEVAHYLRLLFAKLGEPHCPDDDSPITSMSPDLLFARLTAMKGEGTLLAPAVRARKGTYLDVFTAAARAGITQAIVDGKRASTDDPPRLAKTREHDIDLVMYEGRLSKLDRDVFEKALGWGQGAVKVDAGKGETLLSTERTCPRCGTAVPELDPRWFSFNTKQGRCESCEGTGVQGGAEAMAEGEVAPCRTCGGSRLAPVPRGVRLEGARYHEVVQQSVASALERVRGWKFKGDRALLGEPSRQELLRRMEFLERVGLGYLSLDRNAATLSGGEMQRLRLSAQLGAGLTGAMYVLDEPTIGLHPRDTHRLLDNLRALVATGSTVLVVEHDSDTIRAADHLLDLGPTGGRGGGHILAEGPPDVVLESDSPTARALKEAQVRPPSGRGEPKQWLELKGARANNLKRVDLRLPVGRLNVVSGVSGSGKSTLIRQVLYPALREKLDRVTAKPGPFTSLHGAEAVKRVLSVDQSPIGRTPRSVPATFLGIWDELRRVFAATPEAKIKGFSPTRFSFNSASGGRCAACEGQGAISHEMSFLPDVVTPCEACNGARFDAATLEVRYHGLTIGDVLRLSADEAKDVFKALPRVAAPLECLADLGVGYLQLGQGSNTLSGGEAQRLKLAAELTASARHEPTLYVLDEPTTGLHLGDVEKLITFMGRLVDRGDTLVVIEHHPSVIGAADHVVELGPDGGEAGGHIVATGTPREVAKLKTPTGRVLKSLFSGEDTRPRAAARRA; encoded by the coding sequence ATGCACAAGACTCACCTCGTTGGCGCGCGCACGCACAACCTGAAGGACCTGTCGGTCGACCTCTCGGAAGGGGAGTTCGTCTGTGTCACTGGCGTCTCCGGCGCCGGCAAGTCGAGCCTGGCGCTCGACACCCTGTACGCCGAGGGGCAGCGGCGCTTCGTGGAGAGCTTCAGCCCGTATGCCCGGCAGTTCCTCGAGCGGCTGGAGCGGCCGCCGATGGACGCGCTGGAGCCCGTGGCGGCGGGCGTGGCGGTGGACCGCCGCGCGCCGGTGAAGAGCTCCCGCTCCACCGTGGCCACGCTGGCGGACGTGGAGCCGTACCTGTCCGCGCTCTTCACCCGCGAGGCGGTGCCCGTGTGCGGCACCTGCGGCGTGGAGGCGGTGCGGACGGACGCGCGCGTGGCGGCGGCCGCGGCCATCCGCGAGCACCCGGACGCGCAGGCCATCCTCACCTTCCCGCTGCGCATCCCCGACACGGCGGCCTTCCTGGACGCGCGGGCCCGGCTGCTGAAGGACGGCTACCACCGGCTGATGGTGCAGGGCGAGGTGAAGGAGCTGGAGTCGCTCCGGCCCGCCGAGGCGACCGACCCGGCCGGAGTCGCGCGCGTGGTGGTGGACCGGGTGAAGCTGACGAACGCGCAGTTGTCGCGCGTGACGCAGGCCCTGGAGGACGCGTGGAGCCGCGCCGACGGCGAGGCCCACCTGTTCGTCCCCGGCCAGGGCGTGCCCCAGCGGCTGCGGCGCGGGCTGGTGTGCCCGAAGTGCGCGAAGGAGTTCGAGGCCGCGCGGCCCGGCCTCTTCAGCTACCAGTCCCCGGTGGGGGCGTGCGCCGCGTGCCGCGGGTTCGGCCGCACCATTGGCATCGACTGGGGCAAGGTGATTCCCAACCCCGACCTGAGCCTGTCCCAGGGCGCCATCCGGCCCTGGTCCGGCCAGTCCACCACCTGGGAGCGCGGCATGCTCCAGCGCTGGTGCAAGGCGCGGGGGATTCCCTGGGACAAGCCCTGGGGCCTCTTGACGCCCGAGCAGCGCGAGTCCGTGCTGGAGGGCGAGGGCGACTACGACGACGGCCGCGCCTACCCGGGCGTGCGCGCGTGGTTCCGGTGGATGGAGGGCCGCACGTACAAGATGCACGTGCGCGTGCTGCTGGCGCGCTACCGCGCCTATACGCTGTGCGAGCGCTGCGGCGGCGGGCGCCTCAACGCCCAGGCGCGCGCGTACCGCGTGGGCGGGTTGGATTTGCCGTCGTGGCACCGCCTGGAGCTGACGGACGCGCTGGCGCGGCTGGACGCGCTGCGCACCACCACGGGGCAGGGCGAGCTGGCGCGGCGCGAGCTGGCCGGGCGCCTGCGCTACCTCCAGCGGGTGGGCCTGGGCTACCTCACGTTGGACAGGCCCGCGCGCACGCTGTCGGGCGGCGAGGCGCAGCGGGTGTCCCTGACGGCCGCGCTGGGCACGTCCCTCACCGGCGCGCTCTTCGTCCTGGACGAGCCCACCGTGGGCCTGCACCCGGGCGACGTGCCGCCGCTGACGGAGGCCATCGCGGAGCTGGCGGAGCGGGGCAACATCGCGCTGGTCATCGAGCATGACCCGCTGGTCATCCGCTCCGCGCACCGCGTGCTGGAGCTGGGGCCCGGGGCGGGCAAGCAGGGCGGGCGGCTCGTGTTCGACGGCACGCCGGAGGCCCTGGCGAAGAAGCAGGAGCTGCCCACGGGCCGGCTGCTGGCCGGCGTGGACGAGGTGAAGCGCGCGCCGCGCGCGCGCACCGGGGAGTTGGTGATTCGGGGGGCCCGCGAGCACAACCTGAAGGACCTCACGGTGAAGGTGCCCCTGGGCGTGCTGTGCGCGGTGACGGGGCCCAGCGGCTCGGGCAAGAGCACGCTGATGGACGAGGTGCTGTACCGGCACCTGGCGCGGCGGCTGGGCGTGAAGGACGTGGAGGCGCCCGGCGCGGTGGACGCGGTGGAGGGCATGGAGGCGGTGAGGGCCGTCACGCTGGTGGACCAGTCTCCGCTGGGGCGCACGTCGCGCGGCAACGCGGCCACGTACACCAAGGCGTGGGACCGGCTGCGCGAGCGCTTCGCCTCCGAGCCGGACGCGGAGGTGCGGGGCCTCACGGCGGCGCACTTCTCCTTCAACGTCGACAAGGGCCGCTGCGAGGCGTGCTCGGGGGAAGGCTACGAGACGGTGGAGATGCAGTTCCTGGCCGACGTGGCGCTGCTGTGCCCGGTGTGCCGGGGCCGCCGCTTCAAGGACGAGGTGCTGGCCGTCCGCCACCAGGGCTTCAGCGTGGCCCAGGTGCTGGAGATGACGGTGGAGGAGGTGCTCCAGCACTTCGGCGGTGACGCGGCGCTGAAGCGCACGCTGGGGCCGGTGGCGCGGCTGGGCCTGGGCTACCTGCCGCTGGGACAGCCGCTGTCCACGCTGTCCGGGGGCGAGGCGCAGCGGCTCAAGCTGGCGCGCGCGCTGGCCAGCGAGGCGCGGGGGACGCTGTTCCTCATCGACGAGCCCAGCGCCGGCCTGCACGCGGAGGACGTGCGGCACGTCATCACCGCGCTGCACGCGCTGGTGGACTTCGGCGCCAGCGTGCTGGTGGTGGACCACGACGTGGCGGTGATGAAGGCCTCGGACTGGGTCCTCGACCTGGGGCCGGTGGGCGGGCGCGACGGCGGCCAGTTGGTCGCGGAGGGGACGCCGGAGGACGTGGCGCGCGGCAAGGGCGCCACCGCCCAGGCCCTGCGCGGCGAGCGCAAGCCGCTGGGCCGCGCGGTGAAGCTGCGCAAGCCGGGCAGGGGCGAGGTGCCCGCCATCGAGGTGGAGCACGCGCGCGAGCACAACCTGCACGACGTGTCGTGCCGGATTCCCCTGGGGAAGATGACCGTCGTCACCGGGCCGAGCGGCTCGGGCAAGAGCTCGCTGGTGTTCGACGTGGTGTTCGCCGAGGGGCAGCGCCGCTTCCTGGAGACGCTGAGCCCCTACGCCCGGCAGTTCCTGCCCTCCATGCCGCGGCCGGACGTGGAGCGCATCAGCTCACTGCCGCCGTCGGTGGCGCTGGAGCAGCGCACCTCGCGCGCGGGGGCCACCAGCACCGTGGCCACCGTCACCGAGGTGGCCCACTACCTGCGCCTGCTGTTCGCCAAGCTGGGCGAGCCGCACTGCCCGGATGACGACTCACCCATCACCTCCATGTCTCCGGACCTGCTCTTCGCGCGGCTCACGGCGATGAAGGGGGAGGGCACGCTGCTGGCGCCCGCGGTGCGCGCGCGCAAGGGCACCTACCTGGACGTCTTCACGGCCGCCGCGCGGGCGGGAATCACGCAAGCCATCGTCGATGGGAAGCGGGCCTCCACGGACGACCCGCCGCGCCTGGCGAAGACGCGCGAGCACGACATCGACCTCGTCATGTACGAGGGCAGGCTGTCCAAGCTGGACCGCGACGTCTTCGAGAAGGCGCTGGGCTGGGGCCAGGGCGCGGTGAAGGTGGACGCCGGCAAGGGCGAGACGCTGCTGTCCACCGAGCGCACCTGCCCCAGGTGCGGCACCGCCGTGCCGGAGCTGGATCCGCGCTGGTTCTCCTTCAACACCAAACAGGGCCGCTGCGAGTCGTGTGAGGGCACCGGCGTGCAGGGTGGCGCCGAGGCGATGGCCGAGGGCGAGGTGGCGCCGTGCCGCACCTGCGGCGGCAGCCGGCTGGCCCCCGTGCCCCGGGGCGTGCGGCTGGAGGGCGCGCGCTACCACGAGGTGGTGCAGCAGTCCGTGGCGTCCGCGCTGGAGCGGGTGCGCGGCTGGAAGTTCAAGGGGGACCGGGCGCTGCTGGGCGAGCCGTCCCGGCAGGAGCTGCTGCGGCGCATGGAGTTCCTGGAGCGCGTGGGGCTGGGCTACCTGTCCCTGGACCGCAACGCCGCCACGCTGTCGGGTGGGGAGATGCAGCGGCTGCGCCTGTCCGCGCAGTTGGGCGCGGGCCTCACCGGCGCCATGTACGTGCTGGACGAGCCCACCATCGGCCTGCACCCGCGCGACACGCACCGGCTGCTGGACAACCTGCGCGCATTGGTCGCCACGGGCTCCACGGTGCTGGTGGTGGAGCATGACTCGGACACCATCCGCGCGGCGGACCACCTGTTGGATTTGGGGCCCACGGGCGGCCGGGGCGGCGGGCACATCCTGGCGGAGGGGCCTCCGGACGTGGTGCTGGAGAGCGACTCGCCCACCGCGCGCGCCTTGAAGGAGGCGCAGGTGCGGCCGCCCTCCGGGCGCGGCGAGCCGAAGCAGTGGCTTGAGCTCAAGGGCGCGCGGGCCAACAACCTGAAGCGCGTGGACCTGCGGCTGCCGGTGGGGCGGCTCAACGTGGTGTCCGGCGTGTCGGGCTCCGGGAAGAGCACGCTGATTCGCCAGGTGCTGTACCCGGCGCTGCGCGAGAAGCTGGACCGCGTCACGGCGAAGCCCGGCCCCTTCACGTCGCTGCACGGCGCGGAGGCGGTGAAGCGCGTGCTGTCGGTGGACCAGTCGCCCATTGGCCGCACGCCGCGCTCGGTGCCGGCGACCTTCCTGGGCATCTGGGACGAGCTGCGCCGCGTGTTCGCGGCCACGCCCGAGGCGAAGATCAAGGGCTTCTCGCCCACGCGCTTCTCCTTCAACTCCGCCAGCGGCGGCCGGTGCGCCGCGTGCGAGGGGCAGGGCGCCATCTCCCATGAGATGTCCTTCCTGCCGGATGTGGTGACGCCGTGCGAGGCCTGCAACGGCGCGCGCTTCGACGCCGCCACGCTGGAGGTGCGCTACCACGGGCTCACCATTGGCGACGTGCTGCGCCTTTCCGCGGACGAGGCCAAGGACGTCTTCAAGGCGCTGCCCCGCGTGGCCGCGCCGCTGGAGTGCCTGGCGGACCTGGGCGTGGGCTACCTCCAATTGGGCCAGGGCTCCAACACCCTGTCCGGCGGCGAGGCGCAGCGCTTGAAGCTCGCGGCCGAGCTGACGGCCTCCGCCCGTCACGAGCCCACGTTGTACGTGCTGGACGAGCCCACCACCGGCCTGCACCTGGGGGACGTGGAGAAGCTCATCACCTTCATGGGCCGGCTGGTGGACCGCGGCGACACGCTGGTGGTCATCGAGCACCACCCGTCCGTGATTGGCGCGGCGGACCACGTGGTGGAGCTGGGGCCCGACGGCGGTGAGGCGGGAGGTCACATCGTCGCCACGGGGACGCCTCGCGAGGTGGCGAAGCTGAAGACGCCCACCGGACGCGTGCTCAAGTCGCTGTTTTCCGGCGAGGACACCCGCCCCCGTGCCGCGGCGCGGCGTGCGTGA
- a CDS encoding PAS domain S-box protein, translated as MRVLIVTQGGGADLAPLETRLREQGHTVVTVTREADVPAAWRSGTCALVVVDARTDTSRVPLVRALRSLPGAEESVIMLLGHRGALGALRPALDAGAEDLLAWPVDDEELTLRLELARRRFVRREGRKRMSLGDDLKETLLAVSPVPTSITTIAEGRVVAANDFYFQLFGYPREEVIGRTTLELALWETPVDRAQIVEKLRRHGTVRGVDARYRTPEGELRHTLLYMGLVSYGGAPHIISFFPDITPLKHAEESLRRSEVSFRTLIGSLPDLVAVFDTGARVRYANLKVATALGYDNVNELLGKHISDIIPKEDFASADARMHEALRTGRAALQERRLVKRDGSVLHVESTTFPLPFDGEDSIVSVSHDLTERYQMQARLMLAQRMASVGTLAAGVAHEINNPLAYLTANLAFAREELASAMPRLAECVASAQAALAEAQQGADRVRSIVRDLKTFSRVDSAESAEVDIRQVLESTLNLATTEIRHRARLVKQLDAVPTVVGNESRLGQVFLNLLVNAAQAIPAGTPERHEIRVVTRLSGDGRVCVEVSDTGAGIAKDHLPRLFDPFFTTKEPGVGTGLGLSICHSLVTALGGEIHVTSEPGKGSTFQVLLNPSQRPEAARPPPAPPPPPAQRRGRLLVVDDEPLVCTALGRTLRPHHDVTLSTRAQEALERIDAGERFDVVFCDLMMPGMSGMDFYSALQARHPEQARRVIFLTGGAVTPQARAFLESVPGPHLEKPFAGRELLSLIQERLAHT; from the coding sequence ATGCGGGTCCTGATTGTCACCCAGGGGGGAGGGGCGGACCTGGCGCCACTCGAAACCCGGCTGCGTGAGCAGGGGCACACGGTGGTCACCGTGACACGCGAGGCGGACGTGCCCGCCGCGTGGCGCAGCGGCACCTGCGCGCTCGTGGTGGTGGATGCCCGGACGGACACCTCACGCGTCCCGCTGGTGCGCGCGCTGCGCAGCCTGCCCGGCGCCGAGGAGTCGGTCATCATGCTCCTGGGGCACCGGGGCGCCCTGGGCGCGCTGCGCCCCGCCCTGGACGCCGGCGCCGAGGACCTGCTGGCGTGGCCGGTGGATGACGAGGAGCTGACGCTGCGGCTGGAGCTGGCCCGCCGCCGCTTCGTCCGGCGCGAGGGCCGCAAGCGCATGTCCCTGGGGGATGACCTCAAGGAGACGCTGCTGGCCGTCAGCCCCGTGCCCACGTCCATCACCACCATCGCGGAGGGGCGCGTGGTGGCGGCCAATGACTTCTACTTCCAGCTCTTCGGCTACCCGCGCGAGGAGGTCATCGGGCGCACCACGTTGGAGCTGGCGCTGTGGGAGACCCCGGTCGACCGCGCACAAATCGTGGAGAAGCTGCGCCGCCACGGAACGGTGCGCGGCGTGGACGCCCGGTACCGCACCCCCGAAGGGGAGCTGCGACACACGCTGCTCTACATGGGGCTGGTCTCCTACGGCGGCGCCCCCCACATCATCTCCTTCTTCCCGGACATCACCCCGCTCAAGCACGCCGAGGAGAGCCTGCGCCGCTCCGAGGTGAGCTTCCGCACCCTCATCGGCAGCCTGCCGGACCTGGTGGCCGTCTTCGACACCGGCGCGCGCGTGCGCTACGCCAACCTCAAGGTCGCCACGGCCCTGGGCTACGACAACGTCAACGAGCTGCTGGGCAAGCACATCTCCGACATCATCCCGAAGGAGGACTTCGCCAGCGCCGACGCGCGCATGCACGAAGCCCTCCGCACCGGCCGCGCGGCGCTCCAGGAGCGGCGGTTGGTGAAGCGCGACGGCAGCGTGCTGCACGTGGAGTCCACCACCTTCCCCCTGCCCTTCGACGGCGAGGACTCCATCGTCTCCGTCTCCCATGACTTGACGGAGCGCTACCAGATGCAGGCGCGGCTGATGCTCGCGCAGCGCATGGCCTCCGTCGGCACGCTGGCGGCGGGCGTGGCGCACGAAATCAACAACCCCCTGGCCTACCTCACCGCCAACCTGGCCTTCGCGCGCGAGGAGCTCGCCAGCGCGATGCCCCGGCTGGCGGAGTGCGTGGCCAGCGCCCAGGCCGCGCTCGCCGAGGCCCAGCAAGGCGCTGACCGGGTGCGCAGCATCGTCCGGGACTTGAAGACCTTCAGCCGGGTGGACTCAGCGGAGAGCGCGGAAGTGGACATCCGGCAGGTGCTGGAGTCCACGCTGAACCTGGCCACCACGGAGATCCGCCACCGCGCCCGCCTGGTGAAGCAGCTCGACGCGGTGCCCACCGTGGTCGGCAACGAGTCCCGGCTGGGTCAGGTGTTCCTCAACCTGCTGGTGAACGCCGCCCAGGCCATCCCCGCGGGGACGCCGGAGCGCCATGAAATCCGCGTCGTCACCCGCCTTTCGGGCGACGGCCGCGTCTGCGTGGAGGTGTCGGACACGGGCGCGGGCATCGCCAAGGACCACCTGCCGCGCCTGTTCGACCCTTTCTTCACCACCAAGGAGCCCGGGGTGGGCACCGGCCTGGGCCTGTCCATCTGCCACAGCCTCGTCACGGCCCTCGGTGGGGAAATCCACGTCACCAGCGAGCCGGGCAAGGGCTCCACCTTCCAGGTGCTCCTCAACCCCTCCCAGCGGCCCGAGGCGGCGCGCCCGCCGCCAGCCCCGCCGCCCCCTCCCGCGCAGAGGCGGGGCCGCCTGCTGGTGGTGGACGACGAGCCGCTCGTCTGCACGGCCCTGGGGAGGACCCTGCGTCCGCACCACGACGTCACCCTCTCCACCCGGGCCCAGGAGGCCCTGGAGCGCATCGACGCCGGTGAGCGCTTCGACGTCGTCTTCTGCGACCTGATGATGCCGGGCATGAGCGGGATGGACTTCTACTCCGCCCTCCAGGCCCGCCACCCCGAGCAGGCCCGACGCGTCATCTTCCTCACCGGCGGCGCCGTGACCCCCCAGGCCCGGGCCTTCCTGGAGTCGGTGCCAGGCCCCCACCTGGAAAAGCCCTTCGCTGGCAGGGAACTCCTCTCCCTGATCCAGGAACGGCTGGCGCACACCTAG
- a CDS encoding DUF4136 domain-containing protein translates to MRLLTRIAPPLLALAFAACSSIDVNTHYDPAATQKLEGYRTYAWLPQPTGMDERVYNPIVGARVEQTVDRYLLARGYQKVETGDNPDFLIGWHGAIHNALKAETVDAYYGYPWGGPFTDPFYAGGAVTMPETYMREYEEGSLILDIVDPRSKQLVWRGTAQAELEANASAEQQQQKLDASVKELLERFPPKPK, encoded by the coding sequence TTGCGGCTGCTGACCCGAATCGCCCCACCGCTGCTGGCGCTGGCTTTCGCCGCGTGCTCCAGCATCGACGTGAACACCCACTATGACCCCGCCGCCACGCAGAAGCTGGAGGGGTACCGCACCTATGCCTGGCTCCCCCAGCCCACGGGCATGGACGAGCGCGTCTACAACCCCATCGTCGGCGCGCGCGTCGAGCAGACGGTGGACCGCTACCTGCTCGCGCGCGGCTACCAGAAGGTGGAGACCGGCGACAACCCGGACTTCCTCATCGGCTGGCACGGCGCCATCCACAACGCGCTGAAGGCGGAGACGGTGGACGCCTACTACGGCTACCCGTGGGGCGGCCCCTTCACGGACCCCTTCTACGCGGGCGGCGCCGTCACCATGCCGGAGACGTACATGCGGGAGTACGAGGAAGGCTCCCTCATCCTCGACATCGTCGACCCGCGGTCGAAGCAGCTCGTCTGGCGCGGCACCGCGCAGGCGGAGCTGGAGGCGAACGCCAGCGCGGAGCAGCAGCAGCAGAAGCTGGATGCGTCGGTGAAGGAGCTGCTGGAGCGCTTCCCGCCCAAGCCGAAGTGA
- a CDS encoding DUF5996 family protein, which yields MDTLDEAWPPLPLEAWQDTYATLHRYTQVVGKVKLALTPPQNHWWNVAFRVTARGLTTGLIPYGNGAFEVEFDFRAHELHVHANRGPSRVMALEPRPVAEFYRDFMATLRSLGIEVRIWEQPVEIPDDTTPFGEDFRHASYDGEAVERWWRAQLQATLVFEAFRARFTGKCSPVHFFWGSFDLAVTRFSGRPAPERPGADPITQEAYREEVSSAGFWPGLQATGGAAFYSYAAPEPEGFARASVRPAEARYDADIKEFLLAYDDVRRAEDPRAYLLDFLQSTYEACADLGGWERDRLERPLIVPESRRAARAVEEGTLAEQPSP from the coding sequence ATGGACACTCTGGACGAGGCGTGGCCCCCATTGCCTCTGGAGGCGTGGCAGGACACCTACGCCACGCTGCACCGGTACACCCAGGTCGTCGGCAAGGTGAAGCTGGCGCTGACGCCGCCGCAGAACCACTGGTGGAACGTCGCGTTCCGCGTGACGGCGCGAGGCCTGACGACGGGCCTCATCCCGTACGGGAATGGCGCCTTCGAGGTGGAGTTCGACTTCCGCGCGCATGAGCTGCACGTGCACGCCAACCGCGGGCCGTCCCGGGTGATGGCGCTGGAGCCCCGGCCCGTGGCGGAGTTCTACCGGGACTTCATGGCGACGCTGCGCTCCCTGGGCATCGAGGTGCGCATCTGGGAGCAGCCCGTCGAGATTCCGGATGACACCACGCCCTTTGGCGAGGACTTCCGCCACGCCAGCTATGACGGCGAGGCCGTGGAGCGCTGGTGGCGGGCGCAGCTCCAGGCCACGCTTGTCTTCGAGGCCTTCCGCGCGCGCTTCACCGGCAAGTGCAGCCCGGTGCATTTCTTCTGGGGGAGCTTCGACCTGGCGGTGACGCGCTTCTCCGGGCGGCCCGCGCCGGAGCGTCCCGGGGCGGACCCCATCACCCAGGAGGCCTACCGCGAGGAGGTCAGCAGCGCGGGCTTCTGGCCCGGCCTGCAGGCCACGGGCGGCGCGGCCTTCTACAGCTACGCGGCCCCGGAGCCGGAGGGCTTCGCGCGCGCCAGCGTGCGCCCCGCCGAGGCCCGCTACGACGCCGACATCAAGGAGTTCCTGCTGGCGTACGACGACGTGCGGCGCGCGGAGGACCCTCGGGCGTACCTGCTCGACTTCCTCCAGAGCACCTACGAGGCCTGCGCGGACCTGGGCGGTTGGGAGCGGGACCGCCTGGAGCGGCCGCTCATCGTCCCCGAGTCCCGGCGCGCTGCTCGGGCCGTGGAGGAGGGCACGCTCGCCGAGCAGCCCTCGCCCTGA
- a CDS encoding DUF2378 family protein: protein MERRGADDKTAIEPQKPPPLPVQVPRRNFDGLFVHALKPMGPFAQSLRDIGYDMEAAQEYYPLAVWRAALGVARRHVYAGQPAEAANRALGYRYVEGFAQTLVGRIFATAAPLLGTERCLTRLPTYLRAGREDMKMSLEPVQTAEWRIRVVDPDPLPDFVAGVVEGVLLRTRVKPRVEVLERQATGYSLRVRWTDA, encoded by the coding sequence ATGGAACGGCGGGGCGCGGACGACAAGACGGCCATCGAGCCGCAGAAGCCGCCACCGTTGCCGGTGCAGGTGCCTCGGCGGAACTTCGACGGGCTCTTCGTGCATGCCCTGAAGCCCATGGGCCCCTTCGCCCAGTCCTTGAGAGACATTGGCTACGACATGGAGGCCGCGCAGGAGTACTACCCGCTCGCGGTGTGGCGGGCGGCCCTGGGCGTGGCGCGCCGCCATGTGTATGCGGGGCAGCCCGCCGAAGCGGCCAACCGCGCCCTGGGCTACCGCTACGTGGAGGGCTTCGCCCAGACGCTGGTGGGCCGCATCTTCGCCACCGCCGCGCCCCTGTTGGGGACGGAGCGGTGTCTGACGCGACTGCCCACGTACCTGCGCGCCGGGCGTGAGGACATGAAGATGTCGTTGGAGCCGGTGCAGACGGCGGAGTGGCGCATCCGCGTGGTGGACCCGGACCCGCTGCCGGACTTCGTCGCGGGCGTGGTGGAGGGCGTCCTGCTGCGCACCCGGGTGAAGCCCCGGGTGGAGGTGCTGGAGCGGCAGGCCACCGGGTACTCGCTGCGGGTGCGCTGGACGGACGCCTGA